GAGTGGCATGTTTGTTCTTCCCGTGTGGTGGCTGTCCTGACTTGGCTGAGGGATGCCTGCTAACTTCCTTTATCCCTTGTCCTGTCGTGGGTTGCTGGAGTCCGCTCTTCCGGCTTCACATCCCGTACCCCAAAGACCGACCCCTCCCTGAAGCACCAcgagatattttttaaagagtaaattaTTTTCATGCATCCAGACAAACAGCCTTcctgcctgggtgctgggctACAACATAGGTATCTGAACCCCAGTATCCCTGAGATTCCTGGGGTGCTCCTCTGAATGAGGGGGGAGGCTGTATCTAATGGTTTTTAAACTGTACTTTGCAACCCAGAGCTGTGTCCCGGAAGTGTCCTGCAGACAAAACATGGCACCTATTGAAGACTGGATCCTGCCAGACCGGTGCCCCCAAGTCTGGAGGAGGTGCCACTCTTGCAGGCTCCAGATTCGGCTCAGGTGAAGCCCCACCTGGGAGGGGCTCCCTGACTGTAGGAGCTTTGCAGTTGACCCCGCCTTAAACAACCAACTTCCCAGTGGAATTCCCAGGGTTCCATTCCAagtgctctggaaaaaaaaaaaaaaaatccccttttcttttcttctgggcTTGGGAGGAATTTCTTCTACACCCAAGTTAAACATTTAGTACAAGTATCAAGGCCCCGTTGAGTTCTGATCTTGTTGGGAAACTAACAGGAaggttgggaagaaaaaaaaaatcagagtttgACTCTACACTCTGGAAGAGATGGGGGACACCAGGAGCGGGAGGCCAGGAGGGTGGCTAGCGTGAGACATTCCCCCTCAGACTCAGACCCactgtccttttctctttgtttactcAGTGGTGGCAGCCGGTCTGACCTTGTCTACGGTCTGCCTGTCCCTGTGTGTAACTTCCAGTCCTCTCTGTGATGGATGGTTCTGTGatagaaaaggtttattttagtccTCATGGCTGCCTTGTACAAAATCcgttagaaaagaaaatgtaaaatatctgaTTTCtaacaagacaaaaaaaacagCATTATGGAGTTAAAAGATTTTTACAATTGGTCTTGATTTTGATGTGAGCTGTTTTTAACTCTGAAATGTTgtcacttaaataaaaaaaaaccttatttgcCTTTAAGATGTGCTTTGTTTTGGGCTAAGGTGAAAAAGCTTTTCTTTTACTCTGGTTCCCTCTGAGGGAAGGACAGGAGTGGAGGGGGTAGGGGACACAAGAATGAGCTCCGAGTTTTCACTCAGTGCGGGGTCACGATATGTGtagatatatattaaaaagtGCCAGGCATCAAAAGCGagcttttattatgaaaaaacCGATGTGATCTACAAAACTGACACACTGGTATCTTTTTAATAGAATGACATAGCAGATGTCTTAAATAATTTACCGAGAGAAGAAACTGCTTTGGAACAGCGTTCCCCACCGTGGCCCCTAAGGAGCTTATAAGTAGGTTCCAAGAGCTGAGACCTGCACACTCTGCAAATATctctcttcctgtggggttctgGTGGTGGGGAGCAGAAAGTGGGTCCTCCAGAATCTCTGCCCTGGGAATACAGGGGGAGGGCTCATGGGATGACTCCCGTGGGGTCTTGACCCTAGTTTCGACTCAGAACTATCTAGCATCTTCTGGTACCTTCCTAATATGGATGGAAACtgtgaggctggagagctgggagAGTGTGCCTAAGTCCAGGAGTCCCCTGGGGGAACATGGGCGGTTCCCATCACCTCTTCAAGGGCTTCCTAAATCACTCTCAGGCTGTGGCCAGTGGTTACCAGTGGGCCCAGATATGGCTGAAGTAAAAGGGTTCTGGACCCCATGTTAGTCAGGTCTTTGTTAGCAGTGGCCTGGGGATGCTGAGAAATCCAGTGACGCCTCCAGGAAGTTCATGGGTTGGGTAGCATGGACATCCCAGTGGTTTGGTGGCTGGACAGAGCTGGCTTCCTGTAAGACAGAGGTTCCAGCGTGCGTCTCCATATTCTCAAGGCAGTGCGTGTAGGATAGTCTAGCTCCCCTCTGCAAATTGAGAGGCTGGGAGGTGGCTTTCAGTCATTTGAAATCATTTGACGAGAACAATAAGGGTAGCAGCTTTGGTTGAGGGACCTGGACGACTCAGACACACTTTATTCTCTGCTTTGGACCCACCCACCCTGTGGTTAATCCATTCATTTCTTTAGCGCTCCTGCAAGTGTGCATGCAAACTTATATgtgggaaaagaaggaggaggaggaagagacagagaaagaagcagtCCTTACCTGTAGGGTGCTTGCTGTCCTCATTCACGGATAAGGGAGACGGTCATGTCACCGCTaggggcagagaaggaggaggggctgaTGACCTGGGATGCTTTATGTTCTGAAAGCACAGACTAGACAAGACCAGAACCTGCAGGAATGGTAGGAACGTGGCCACGGGGGACATACGGCCCAAGACCCCTTTGTGGCCATTACAAAAGTGGGAAAACAGTTTCCAAGTTAGGGCAGATTCAGAGCCAAGGCTCTGCCCCCAGATTGGAGTCTCGAACAGATAGACCAGGGACTCCATAGCAACCATGTTGCTTTTACCAAGTAATGGGTAGACAGGGTATAGGGGAGCCATGGAAGGTATTGGAGGAAGGGGAGGTCTCTCAGGAAGCAGGGACCCAGCCGCATGTGAGGTTCAAGGTGATAGGAGAAGGTGGGAATCCAAGACCTGAATGATTCATAGTGCATCCTTCACCATCATCCCAGGGGCTGACGCACAGAGGGACAGGGACTGGTCTTGGTCATGGGGCAGGTTGGTATTGGAACCAGCACCCTCTCCAGAAATACACTGTGGCTCAAGGGGCCCTTGGCCATTTCACCCTGACCCCAGGATGCAGCTCACCTCTCTTCAGCCTTGATGGCTTTGTCCAGCTTTTGAGACAGCTTCTGAAGATGCTGGATTCCAGCTCCTACAGGCTCCAGGTCGCTGTCAGACTCACTGAACACGAGGAGATGTCACAGCAGGGATTCTGAGAGCCCTGAGCAGGGCCCAGGTGACCCTGGGGGACTGGGAAAGCCTCACTAGACCTTCACTTTGGGATGTGACATGCAGGCCCGTGGGGCTGACCAATGGTTAGGTGAGGGCTTGCGTCTGTGCCTTGGTCTTTCAGATGTCTCTCATCTCGGAGGGAGTGATACTCGCCTCCTACTCCTTTTACAGTTAGGGAAACTAGGGCTCAGAGAGACTTTTCCCCTTAGGTCCTCACTAGCTTTGGGACAGACCTGGGCCAGAACAAGGATGAGGTGGATCAGGGTGTTCTCATCCCAGGTAGTACTGAGGAGACTCATGGGACAGAAAGGGAAATCATGCCGGGCTCATTAGACTACTTGcctgggagagcagagaggatCTGTGGAGGAACAGGGGCTCCGGAGGGCAGCCTCCCTCCTTAGCCGCTGACGGCGATGAGCATGTGGACCCATCTGGCCAGAGAGGCGAGGATGTCCTCCCCCTCTAGCGTCCCGGTTGGCTCTGCATAGCCGAGTGTTCTTCGGACTCAGACTGGGTGGTGGCGACCCTCTGTCTTTCTGGGCTCCTcgcttcctcctcactctcacctGGGTCTCCATCAGCCACTTGGTGCCGCTTTGACAGGACTCCTGGATCCTCTGTGATGGGTTCACGTGAGAAGGTTGGCACAGAGAGGACCAAGGTGGGCTACCAGCCTCCTGCCATCCCTccagccatccctccaacccagGGCCTGTCCGGCAAACAGTCTGCTGTGAGTAAGCAGCAGCGACAGTAAGTCAAGAACGACAATATGACTTCCTGTGAGATGGTTCTCTCCGTAAGAACTTACAGAGACCCAGTGTAGGGACTCAGCGTGTAGCAGTAAGGCCACTCTACATCTGAGCCCTGAGGCAGGGATGAacccagagagggagggaggctggtgGATACCAGTCAGTTCTCATCCTACCCTGGTCTTACTCCTTCTCGTCCCTTCTCCATCCCAGGCTAAACAGATACGTCGATGACGGATCTGATCATAACACTTAATTGCTCTAAGCCCTTCTACGGCTCCCTACCATCCACAGGGCTGAGTCCCAGCCCTGGGATCTTTTACATGTGGCTGGATCAGACAGTTCTGCTAGATTGTTTATGCCTTGGCAAACCAGAACCCAGAAGTTGGAGCAAGGCCCAAGATAAGTTTGATGAGTTGGGCGACCTTAGACAAGACGTCACACTTCATTGTTCTGAGCTATAGATGTTGAAAGCAATCTTAAGGCTCTTCCAAGTCAGAGCTAGGCTTTGGCAAGGAGACCTCTCCGTGGAGTCGTCAGaagcctctgctctctctctacACCATCAGGATGCCCAGCAAGATGCCAAGGAGGAGGGccattcccctttctctccttagaGGTCTGTTCATTCTCATAGCTTCTGTCCTCTCCAGGGGACACCTGCCCACACCTCTAGCTCCAGGTTTAAAGACCCATGTAGGCTCGACATGATACCTTAGCAGGTACAGCGTCTTGCCACCAACCCCCACAACtcgtttgatctccagaacccataagGTGGAAGGAGAATCTACTCCTGCACATTTTCCTCCGACCTCCAGACGTGCCACTGCATAAACGCTCCTCccataaatgaatcttaaaaaattaaaaaaaaaagatatctgcACAAAGGCCCCCAGACACACTGTACACAAACACCACCCCTCAAATCTGCCTTCTGAACCGCTCGGGAAATCGCTCCCTTCTGCAAGCCCAGCTCCTCTGGGTTTCCCTACCAAACAGCTGACAGCCAAGGTGTAATAGCGTGACTGGGAGAATTTAGACGGGCGTCAGTCAGCACACGGGATCACCTCCCTCACGGTGCTGGCTGCTTAGTCCTCACACTGGGGCCTCTTCAGCATCCAGGCTGGATTCACACCATCCCACTGGCCCTCTGCCTCCACGTACCTCCCCTTTCCTGAGTGATCTTGGAAGAGTCCCCTAACCTAGGAAGTCTTTATCCACTAAGCTTGACACTGGTATCTCTTTATAGACAGCCATTTCTTGCAATTTCCTGTCATAGGACATAGCATGTCACCCTGCATGGGGAGCATCAATTTCTTCCATGACCTTAATCACTCACTGATTTGCTGGGAAACTATTATGTGCCAGAACGACTGGGATTCTGGGAGAATGGCAAGAACCTAATCAAACCCCAAGACCCCACAAAGTCTATATTCCTGCAGCCTCCCTGAGGATAGAACCGTCAACACCAAGGATGTTTCTGTAAACAGACAGCCAGTGGCATCCTTGTTACCTGGGACATGGCACCCAAGGCGCTTTTGGCTGAGCGAGCTGCAGCCTGAAGACCTTGCTGCTCTGGCTCTGGAGTTTCCAGGCGTTTCCAGGAGGGGCCATTACCGAGGTTCAGGCTGACTGCTCTCAGTGGCAGCCTCCTTTGGAACTGTCTGCACAGGGAGCCCAAGGGACCGGTCTCCAGATGACCTCCAGCAGACCGGGTCACCTCCTTCTCTAGCTGTTCCTCCTTTAGGAGTGATCGTCTGCGCACGGAGGTCCTCATGCCTTGCCACTGAGACGCCATGTGCTTGGTCCAGTTTCCTCTGCCCGATAGATCCTGGGGAGGTCAAAAGATCACCAGAGAACTCCCTGGCCCCATTTCAAGGCTCCAGGGACCCTGGGAACCGGGGAAGAGATGAAGTGGAACCACTCATTgtaggccttgttgggcaacagtgGATGTCAAAGAGGTGACCATGGCGTCATGATCTGCAACTGCCTCGGTTACAAGGCAGCAATTTGTCCATCTTTCCATCCCAGCCTATTCCCCGTAGGCTAAACGGAGTGGCACACTGATCACGGAGCCTCGGCGCGTATGCAGGGCACCATCAGCAAGTTGTTTTGACAAAATTTCCTCTCCGGAGCAGACTTGGCTATCCACCAAAGCCTCGGATCTGAAGGGGCGTTTGCAACTCTCAGACCTTCCCTTTGTGTTGCAGGCCCTATCCAGAGCCCCTGACCTGTTTCCCATTCCGAGCTTCCCGAGAGACCCCTTCCCCAGGCCCCTCAGTGTCCCCGCATGCTCACCTCGCTGCTTGATACCAGGACCCGAAAATCAACACCCTCTCCTAGCCCACCACAGCCGATTTGAAACTCCGCGCGGCCCCGCCCCGTCCCGGTACTTGCAGCCCATTGGCCCTATCGGCCCTCCACCGCCGCTGCCCCTGTATTTCGATTGGTTCTTTTCTCTCGTGACTGTAAATCCTGCTTTGGGATTGGCCTGGCCACGCCCACACATCGTTCGGGGACCCCCGCCTGGCTGGCGGCCGAGGGTCCAGATGGCCACCTGACCACCGTCGCCGCCCagcccctccaccctcctccctacATCCCGGCTGCTTGGTCCCTGGTGGCCGCGCCTCTTCCTTCGTACTCCTAGGCTGACTCCCTCCAGCCTGCTGCTCAGGGTGCTATGTAGGATGCTGCTGTTGCGGGGCGCAGGTCACTGCCACCCCGGGCACCCCTTTCAGCTCTTCACCCCGACTAACTTTTCTCTCACGTCCAGTAGTTTTGTCACAACGATAGGCTGGGACTGCTGAGCTTTGCGTTCCCTGGGAAGTTTTGTTTCAAATTCCCCGCCTAATCCTCTTCCTTCCTGCGAGATGGCCCTGcccctgtctcttcctcaaaCAAACCACCCGGCTGGCGCCCAAGAAAGCGCATCTCAGAGGAGGGGACAGACTGTAGATCAACTACTCCACCCGTTAGGTCAGTTCCTCTGCCGGGCCTTGCTCCAGGCACCTTTCAATCTTTCTTTCCTACATGTAGTCTCCCAGCAagctaaaaaaaaccaaaaaaaccaaaaaacaaaaaacaaaaaaaaacaaaaaaacaaaaaacaaagacgacggagacaaacaacaacagcaacgcCTGGATCACTTTCtcccatgcttttatttttatggttttgactttttaaaaaaatatttttatatttaaatatgtgtctctgtgcatgtaaGTGCCTACGGAATGGGGTGGGGCAACACAGAAGAagtcagatcctttggagctggagttagagatggttgtgaggcaccccATGTGGGTGTGGAGGAACCAAACTTAAGcctctctgcaagaacagtagaGCTTTTAGGGGACAAGCTatccctcctgcctcaccccttttAAAAACAGTGCCTCTGTGTGGCTGGGAATGGACTCTAACTGGCCACGAGCTTGGCTCAGCCTCCCCAATATTGAAATCAAGGGGCCCGGTGTGCCACCTCAAAGGGACTCTCTTACCTGGGCTTCGAAGAAACAttactcttctccctcctctctccttgcctAAGCCTGGGGTGAGACTCCTCTTCAGGCTTCTTCCTGGTGTCAGGAAGTCTGACCCTCTCCTTAAACATCAGTGTTCACCTCCCAACCCCCTGCGATAATGGTTGATTTGTATATACCACTTTAAAGCACTCCCTGTTTCCGGTGAGCCCATTTTATCCCCGGTACTCTACAGCTCTATGAGGTAGCTGAGGTGTAGAGAGACTGACCAAACACTTCACTCACTAACCGTAGCAGTGTGCAGGATCCAAACGCCATATATGCAGGAGCAGGGTCTATGTGACCAGGGTTGACACCCTCACTGTTTCTCCTCAGACCTCACAGCTTCCCTAGCCTGGATCTCTCCCCTGACCCCTGAAGCAAGGACTCTTCTGGGTCTCAACGCCTCCTGCTGGCTACTTAAAGCCAACAGACCCAAGGTGAAGACACTCTGGGTCCCTGCTCCCCCAAAGTCTCCCTAATCCCACCAGTGGGAACTCGTGATTTATTAAAccatactttcttctttcttacacCCATGGGTCTCAAGTTCAGCGTGTGTGAAGAGGTGGGTATTTCCAGATCAAATCTCCAATAATCAGAGAACTGCTCATTATCTAACCCCGAGACCCAGGCAATGAGCTGGCCAGTCAGAGCCTGTTTGTAGGCATTTGTCtttgtgactgtgtgtttgtgtctttgtctTATTTTTGCACAGGACATATATTTAAGGTCActtttacacagacacagacacacacagacacacacagacacacacagacacacacagacacacacacacacacacacacacaaccccaaaTAAATTTCCTCTAATGGCTGTGATGTGCTGGGACAAGCTTTATTGCTGTCGCCTCGGCTGAGGTTTGCAAGCCTATGAGGTTTGTTCTCGCTTGCTTGATGACTTTGTCCGctagcctctctctcctccataggACTGTTCACCAGGAATCACAAACGCTTGCTTCTCAACCTGCTTGTGTTAGGCCTTTTGTGTTTGTGATCCTAATTGGGAGACGCATGCAATGaatcagagggaggaagagagagtggtTTCTATGAAGATGGAATTCAAAGTGTGGGTATGACTCAATGAAGACGAAACACTAGGAAATGAATCTCTCAAACAGCGCTTCCCCGCACTCAGCATCTGCCGCAGCAGCGCCTGGCGTGTCGAGGCGTCCATAATAAGAGCTTATAATTTCTGAGTCCTTACCACGTGTCAGACACTCGGCTCAGAGCATCGACATTCTTGCTCCTCCGTTCTCACTGCGACTCTAGGAAGTCAGATCTATTTTTAACCTCATTACTGATGACGACACTGGAGATTCAGACAGGCGAGGTCCTGGGTCTCTGACTCTGAGGCCCGTGTTCCTTCTTTGGGTCTCGCATCCTTGCTAAGCATctagagtgtgtgcatgcacgcgtgtgtgtaGAGAGAATTCTGAATGCTTTCAGCTCTCTACCCTCTTGCCACTTGGAGACCTAACTGGCAGACCAGGTTAATGAAGGGAAGTCTCCATGGCAAcgaaagaaggcagaagaagtATTTTCTTCTGAATGGGAAGCTGCTCTCTTCAGCCTTACATAGAgagtggctggggtggggggcaccGGTGTAGCTCTTTGTTGAGGGCCAGGGGCAGGTTCTCCTCAGCTGGAGGAGGACAGTAAAGCCAAAAGCCCAAGTGAGGCTCAGCTCTCTACATTTCCCTGTGGGGAGGGGGTAGAAGAGGGGTGTTCCAGCAGCCCCCTCTCCCCAGCTTCCGTTTCAGCCTCAAAGATTTCACTAGTTCTGCCCACACCCAGAATTTTCAaatctcatatttaaaaaaaaaagacatccagAATTTACTATGTGCAGAATGCCATGGACACGTAGAGCCAGGGACTATGGGATGTACATGGGGCATTGGGACCTTAACTGGGTTGGAGGTTGGGTTTCCCAAATATGTGTCGTTCTACCTGAGGCTCTGCATGGGGGGGTGATGTCAGGAACACTGCCACATTCCAGGACTGACTGGAGTAAggctgagagaagcagagagcatgCCCAGGGTGGGGACCAGGACCAGAGACTTGAAGGTTAGGGCAGGGGTTTAGAATGGATCTGAAGAGAGTGGGAAGTCAGCTGGATTCGAAGAGAGGAACAGGAACCTGGAAATGTATTCCAACGAGGCCTTGAAAAGATTTGAGGCTCCGGTCTAAAGAGGCGAGGACCAGCAGCCCCCTCAGCAGTGAAGCCTGGCCTCTGGAATCCCTTTGCTGTGTGCTATTTGACTCTCTGCAAAGTAAGATATGGAAACAGTAGCCGGGCGTGAAGCATGGAGAGAGGGCATGAAGGTCCTTTTCTTCCATTGTGTATCCGATCAGGAGAGAGAAATATCCCAAAGGGAAACCACATTATAGGGAGTCATTATAAAGCGACTCACAAGACCACTCTTTGAGTCGGGGGTGAATACAGCAGGGAGCTCAGAGTCAGTGCCTGACCCACTGTGTGGTCATGGCAGCCCCTGATTTCCCGAtggcccatccttcctcctcagcaACATGTCCGTTTAAGCTGCTGtgtggctggagagagatggaagAGGCAAAAAGCCTTCCTCTCTGAGGCCGGGATGGAAACAGCCTGAGTGGGGCCGCTGGCACTCAGAAAGCCTGGCTGCCTCCTCTGTGCCTGACCAGTCGGCCTATACGTGTGGTCCTTTTAGGCAAGGATTTCTCACGGAAATTGAGACTTTTGAGGGTGCTGGATATCCCCAGGATTCTGGCCTTCCTGGAGAAGGGAATTGAGGAAGGATGGCTGGAGACACCCAAGGCCATGAAGTCA
The genomic region above belongs to Rattus rattus isolate New Zealand chromosome 9, Rrattus_CSIRO_v1, whole genome shotgun sequence and contains:
- the Pimreg gene encoding protein PIMREG, producing the protein MASQWQGMRTSVRRRSLLKEEQLEKEVTRSAGGHLETGPLGSLCRQFQRRLPLRAVSLNLGNGPSWKRLETPEPEQQGLQAAARSAKSALGAMSQRIQESCQSGTKWLMETQVRVRRKRGAQKDRGSPPPSLSPKNTRLCRANRDARGGGHPRLSGQMGPHAHRRQRLRREAALRSPCSSTDPLCSPSESDSDLEPVGAGIQHLQKLSQKLDKAIKAEESGDMTVSLIRE